From Echinicola soli, a single genomic window includes:
- a CDS encoding UDP-glucuronosyltransferase, whose amino-acid sequence MIDFDFAPKSYFDGTGPSALLAKLSYPESQWGEEISIYAAPLDGKIYFEVVDFYGNEFAVKPERSNHPLSLQEFIVLIETLEVMDQGSKGDMNMTLSGIPEAKSNVYPQLESYFMEKRKNFGML is encoded by the coding sequence ATGATTGATTTTGATTTTGCACCAAAGAGCTACTTTGATGGAACAGGCCCTTCAGCACTGCTGGCAAAGCTTTCATATCCCGAAAGCCAATGGGGAGAGGAAATCAGCATTTATGCAGCACCGCTGGACGGAAAGATTTATTTTGAGGTGGTGGATTTCTATGGTAATGAGTTTGCCGTAAAGCCTGAAAGATCCAACCATCCCCTGAGCCTTCAGGAGTTTATCGTTCTAATAGAAACCTTAGAAGTAATGGATCAAGGTTCAAAAGGAGACATGAATATGACGCTTTCTGGTATTCCGGAAGCAAAAAGCAATGTATACCCCCAGTTGGAGTCATATTTCATGGAAAAACGTAAAAACTTCGGAATGCTCTGA
- the guaB gene encoding IMP dehydrogenase, with translation MNLNTDKFLFEALTYDDVLLVPGYSEVLPRDTNTSTQLTKKIRLNIPLVSAAMDTVTEAELAIAIALEGGLGFIHKNMTIDQQAAQVRKVKRSQSGMILDPITLLVDAKVKDAETIMREYHIGGIPVVDNERTLKGIITNRDLRFIKDQQRPVKEIMTVQNLITAKAGITLEQAEEILQEYKIEKLPIVDEEYRLTGLITYKDILKRKDKPNACKDEYGRLRVGAAVGVTADIVDRVQALKDAGVDVVSIDTAHGHSKGVIETCKKIKETFPELEVIVGNIATPEAALALAEAGADAVKVGVGPGSICTTRVIAGVGVPQLSAVFECAKALKGSGVPIIADGGIRYSGDLVKAVAAGASSIMIGSLLAGTEEAPGEMIIYQGRKFKTYRGMGSLEAMESGSKDRYFQDAEDNIKKLVPEGIVGRVAFKGLVSEVLYQLVGGLQAGMGYCGTNTVEDLQENGKFVKITAAGVHESHPHDVSVTREAPNYSLKG, from the coding sequence ATGAATCTAAACACCGATAAATTCCTCTTTGAAGCACTTACCTACGATGATGTGCTTCTGGTGCCGGGATACTCAGAAGTATTGCCGCGAGACACCAACACTTCCACTCAACTTACAAAGAAAATCCGGCTGAACATTCCTTTGGTTTCTGCAGCTATGGATACCGTCACCGAGGCCGAACTGGCAATTGCCATTGCGCTTGAAGGTGGATTGGGTTTTATCCATAAGAACATGACCATCGATCAGCAAGCTGCCCAGGTACGCAAGGTGAAGCGTTCCCAAAGCGGTATGATCTTGGATCCGATTACTCTTCTAGTGGATGCCAAAGTAAAGGATGCTGAAACCATCATGCGAGAATACCACATCGGTGGTATCCCCGTGGTGGACAACGAAAGAACCTTAAAAGGCATCATCACCAACAGGGACTTGCGCTTCATCAAGGATCAGCAGCGACCTGTGAAAGAGATCATGACCGTCCAAAACCTGATCACTGCCAAAGCTGGTATTACCCTGGAGCAGGCCGAGGAAATTCTCCAAGAGTACAAAATCGAAAAACTTCCGATCGTAGATGAGGAATACAGACTGACTGGCCTCATCACCTATAAGGATATCCTGAAAAGGAAGGACAAGCCAAATGCCTGTAAAGATGAATATGGCAGATTGAGAGTAGGTGCTGCAGTGGGTGTTACCGCTGATATCGTGGATCGTGTGCAGGCCCTTAAGGATGCTGGTGTAGACGTAGTATCCATCGACACGGCCCATGGCCACTCCAAAGGAGTGATCGAAACATGTAAAAAAATCAAAGAAACGTTCCCAGAGCTTGAGGTGATCGTGGGTAATATCGCCACGCCGGAAGCAGCACTTGCACTGGCTGAAGCGGGTGCCGATGCCGTGAAAGTGGGCGTTGGACCAGGAAGTATCTGTACCACGAGGGTGATCGCCGGCGTGGGGGTACCGCAGCTATCAGCCGTATTCGAGTGTGCCAAAGCGCTCAAGGGATCCGGTGTTCCGATCATCGCGGATGGTGGGATCCGCTATTCCGGAGACTTGGTGAAAGCCGTAGCTGCAGGTGCGAGCTCTATCATGATCGGTTCGTTGCTCGCAGGTACCGAAGAAGCACCTGGTGAAATGATCATCTATCAAGGCCGTAAGTTCAAGACTTACCGGGGAATGGGCTCACTGGAAGCCATGGAGTCTGGCTCCAAAGACCGATACTTCCAAGATGCCGAGGACAATATCAAAAAGCTGGTTCCTGAAGGCATCGTAGGACGAGTAGCCTTTAAGGGCCTGGTTTCTGAAGTGCTTTACCAATTGGTAGGTGGACTTCAGGCAGGCATGGGCTATTGCGGTACCAATACGGTAGAAGACTTACAGGAAAATGGCAAGTTTGTGAAAATCACTGCTGCAGGTGTCCACGAATCCCACCCACATGATGTAAGCGTGACCCGAGAAGCGCCAAACTACAGCTTGAAAGGATAA
- a CDS encoding M28 family peptidase, whose amino-acid sequence MPKIIILMLFILSPLCVSGQKIDRSQLMEDFQFLASDALAGRAPLTEGSMKARALIKSRFEALGLTSQYDDYTQLFSFGDETKIENAANIVGFVPGTVSGKIIVITAHYDHLGVKDGKIYNGADDNGSGTAALLAMAAYFAENRPMHSMIFAALDAEEMGLQGAKALVRDFPFPLDQIILNVNMDMISRSDKNEIYACGTHHYPQLKPILENAAEHSKVQLKFGHDLPGTGHDDWTSASDHAPFHAKGIPFIYFGVEDHPDYHRDTDTFDKVNQDFYFHVVQLILNSVAHLDQEIN is encoded by the coding sequence ATGCCAAAAATCATCATTTTGATGCTCTTTATCCTCAGTCCTTTGTGCGTGTCCGGTCAGAAAATCGACCGTTCACAGTTGATGGAGGATTTCCAGTTCCTGGCTTCTGATGCATTGGCAGGAAGGGCACCCTTGACGGAAGGTAGCATGAAGGCCCGTGCGCTGATCAAAAGCCGTTTTGAAGCCCTCGGCTTGACCAGTCAATATGATGATTATACCCAGCTTTTTAGCTTTGGTGATGAAACCAAAATTGAAAATGCCGCCAATATTGTGGGCTTTGTGCCTGGTACCGTTTCCGGGAAAATCATCGTGATCACCGCCCATTATGATCATTTGGGAGTAAAGGATGGCAAAATCTATAATGGTGCGGATGACAATGGCTCGGGAACGGCTGCGCTGTTGGCGATGGCGGCCTATTTTGCTGAAAACCGGCCGATGCATTCCATGATCTTCGCTGCCCTGGATGCCGAAGAAATGGGCCTCCAGGGTGCCAAGGCCTTGGTGAGGGATTTTCCATTTCCGTTGGATCAGATCATCTTAAATGTGAACATGGACATGATCAGTAGAAGTGATAAGAATGAAATCTACGCTTGTGGGACCCATCATTACCCGCAGCTCAAACCCATACTGGAGAATGCGGCCGAACATTCCAAAGTCCAATTAAAATTTGGCCATGACCTTCCTGGGACGGGTCATGATGATTGGACCAGTGCTTCTGACCATGCTCCCTTCCACGCTAAAGGCATCCCATTTATTTATTTTGGTGTGGAGGACCATCCGGATTATCATCGTGACACCGACACGTTTGACAAGGTCAATCAGGATTTTTATTTTCATGTAGTCCAATTGATCCTCAACAGTGTGGCTCATCTAGATCAGGAGATTAATTAA
- the pnuC gene encoding nicotinamide riboside transporter PnuC, whose translation MDWQWIINSFIEGLQQMSWLEAFAVTFGIASVFFSMKENILVYPTGIISTLIYVWICLQVKLYADMGINAYYFSMSIYGWYVWTHPKPGKSVLPVTWLKWKGWLYAIVLLIVSYGVLYFVLSTYTDSDVPYWDSFTTSSAFVGMYLMAKKKVENWIAWIITDLVSVPLYFYKGLILTSFQFLFFTVLAIIGLIAWIKSAKNYAQSA comes from the coding sequence ATGGATTGGCAGTGGATAATCAATAGTTTTATAGAGGGCCTTCAGCAAATGAGCTGGTTAGAGGCATTTGCGGTGACTTTTGGCATTGCCAGTGTCTTTTTCTCCATGAAGGAAAATATCCTGGTATATCCGACAGGTATCATCAGCACTTTGATCTATGTGTGGATTTGCCTCCAGGTAAAACTCTATGCGGACATGGGTATCAATGCCTATTACTTCTCCATGTCCATTTATGGCTGGTACGTCTGGACGCACCCGAAGCCTGGAAAGTCGGTCTTGCCCGTGACTTGGCTTAAGTGGAAAGGGTGGTTATATGCCATTGTTCTCTTGATCGTTTCTTATGGTGTACTGTACTTTGTATTATCTACCTACACAGATAGCGATGTGCCATATTGGGATTCGTTTACTACTTCCTCGGCCTTCGTGGGCATGTACCTGATGGCCAAAAAGAAAGTAGAAAATTGGATTGCCTGGATTATTACCGACTTGGTTTCTGTGCCCCTTTACTTTTACAAAGGACTGATCCTTACGTCTTTTCAGTTTTTGTTTTTTACGGTATTGGCCATCATAGGGCTGATCGCATGGATAAAATCCGCAAAAAATTATGCCCAATCAGCCTAA
- a CDS encoding GNAT family N-acetyltransferase: MKNSWLQNIELKGEIARLVPLEKSHRDALIDAASDGKLWELWYTSVPSPETIDEYIAQALQQKAAKASQPFVIIDNLTGKIVGSTRYCNVAKEHKRLEIGFTWYAKSAQRTGINRECKLLMLSHAFEKMGCICVQFKTDWFNQASRNAIARLGAKQDGILRNDRLNADGTYRDTVVFSIINQEWHGVKKNLLHQMKNYKEQKEKPLD, encoded by the coding sequence ATGAAAAATAGCTGGCTACAAAATATCGAGCTGAAAGGCGAAATCGCCAGGCTGGTACCCTTAGAGAAATCCCACCGCGATGCACTTATTGATGCAGCATCTGATGGCAAGCTCTGGGAACTATGGTATACCTCAGTGCCTTCACCGGAGACGATTGACGAATACATTGCCCAGGCCCTTCAGCAAAAAGCAGCCAAAGCCAGTCAGCCTTTTGTCATCATTGATAACCTAACTGGAAAGATCGTAGGCTCCACTAGGTACTGTAATGTCGCTAAAGAGCACAAAAGGCTGGAAATTGGATTTACCTGGTACGCCAAAAGCGCCCAACGAACAGGTATCAACAGAGAATGCAAATTGCTTATGCTTAGCCATGCTTTTGAAAAAATGGGCTGTATCTGTGTCCAATTCAAAACCGATTGGTTCAATCAAGCTTCCAGAAATGCCATCGCCCGATTGGGCGCTAAGCAAGACGGAATCTTAAGAAACGACCGCCTCAATGCAGACGGGACCTATCGGGACACAGTAGTATTTTCCATCATAAACCAAGAATGGCATGGTGTCAAAAAAAATCTGCTCCACCAAATGAAAAATTACAAGGAGCAAAAGGAAAAGCCATTGGATTAA
- a CDS encoding AAA family ATPase — protein MPNQPKKIVIIGPESTGKSTLSAALAAHFGEPWVEEYARKYIQQLDRDYHFDDLLEIAKGQIQLEDVMAKQAEALLFCDTDLHVIHVWSEHKYQKTADWILEQMARRKYDLYLLTDIDIPWEEDPLREHPDPEMRTFFYHWYDRLMHTADAPVVAISGSLDERLTKSIKAIEDYLGKTAGNQ, from the coding sequence ATGCCCAATCAGCCTAAAAAAATCGTCATCATTGGTCCGGAATCTACCGGTAAAAGTACGCTTTCAGCGGCATTGGCAGCACATTTTGGCGAGCCATGGGTGGAGGAATATGCCCGTAAGTATATTCAGCAGCTGGATAGGGATTATCACTTTGACGACCTTTTGGAAATCGCCAAAGGCCAAATCCAGTTGGAGGACGTAATGGCAAAACAGGCTGAGGCATTGCTTTTTTGTGATACCGATCTTCACGTCATCCATGTCTGGAGTGAGCACAAATACCAGAAAACTGCCGATTGGATATTAGAACAAATGGCGCGGCGGAAGTATGACCTTTACCTGCTGACCGACATTGATATCCCATGGGAGGAAGATCCACTGCGGGAGCATCCCGATCCCGAAATGAGAACGTTTTTTTATCATTGGTATGATAGACTGATGCACACTGCTGATGCACCTGTGGTAGCAATTTCCGGCAGTTTGGACGAGCGCTTGACCAAATCGATAAAAGCTATTGAGGACTATTTGGGGAAGACCGCTGGCAATCAATAA
- a CDS encoding NTPase: MQYSELLAIGVKSLLILISFFIVSFQTFCQSQLPPQFLDGKAIVFISNAPGARPIMQWEGIAKEVHPALVEAGGDPVAYFELEEVTLSEEIQGAYAKTFSQRLIKNILILTRTGNGDFYVNILEYSGNEAIINTANPWSLHSRDIETLKESLVAAGKGTRSKNLMPLEVPTFLSPLVGGGQAANSTAASNIPVSARFVAKNPLNLDIFKLGIPLSGASGETALLSRYRYDLYGKSEEEALAAQKAEKANLERIFDQYYPHQTEFLTEIRSDEQLIDDRVQFVLTRVEGREADLMESMGLNPSGLASPDRIVVKYYIKFLVRNELYIGPKWDADPDGQTALVDFLKNLQIEP; the protein is encoded by the coding sequence ATGCAATATAGCGAATTATTGGCTATAGGCGTAAAATCGCTTTTGATTCTGATTTCCTTTTTTATAGTCTCATTTCAAACTTTCTGCCAAAGTCAGCTGCCTCCACAGTTTTTGGATGGAAAGGCCATCGTTTTTATCTCCAATGCGCCGGGTGCCCGGCCAATCATGCAGTGGGAAGGTATCGCAAAGGAAGTTCATCCTGCTTTGGTAGAAGCTGGAGGGGATCCGGTAGCCTACTTTGAACTCGAAGAGGTCACCCTGTCTGAGGAGATCCAAGGTGCCTATGCCAAAACTTTCAGCCAGCGGTTAATTAAAAATATCCTCATCCTAACCCGTACCGGCAACGGTGATTTCTATGTGAATATCCTGGAATATTCGGGAAATGAAGCCATCATCAATACGGCGAATCCTTGGAGCTTACATTCACGTGATATCGAAACACTAAAAGAAAGCTTGGTCGCAGCAGGTAAAGGTACTCGTAGTAAAAACCTAATGCCCTTGGAAGTGCCTACTTTCTTATCACCCCTCGTTGGTGGTGGACAGGCGGCCAATAGCACTGCAGCCAGTAATATTCCGGTTTCCGCACGTTTCGTCGCCAAAAATCCGTTAAACCTGGATATATTCAAGTTGGGTATTCCGCTATCCGGAGCCAGCGGGGAAACCGCGCTACTATCCAGATACCGCTATGACCTTTATGGTAAGTCCGAAGAGGAAGCTCTTGCGGCCCAAAAGGCAGAGAAAGCCAATTTAGAACGTATTTTTGATCAATACTATCCGCACCAAACGGAATTTCTTACCGAAATCCGCTCTGATGAACAGTTGATCGATGACCGTGTCCAGTTTGTGCTGACACGAGTGGAGGGAAGGGAAGCTGACCTTATGGAAAGCATGGGGCTCAATCCTTCAGGCCTTGCAAGCCCGGACAGGATTGTCGTCAAATATTACATCAAATTTTTGGTGAGGAATGAACTCTATATTGGCCCAAAATGGGATGCCGATCCAGATGGCCAGACTGCGCTGGTCGATTTTCTAAAAAACTTACAGATCGAACCATAA
- a CDS encoding AEC family transporter, with protein MTNLILVILCLIIGILLQRVKELPDNAPKSLNTYLIYIVLPALALLHIPETELSIGLLLPVLTAWISFGLSWMIFGTVGKKLGWSKTTTGCLIIVPGLANTSFIGFPIIEALYGAEGLKIALLVDQAGSFIIVSSIAIIVASIYGDGKKRKRDITRKILTFPPFLFFLIAIAMNLGQVSLTGIPHEILAAFASTLTPIALIAVGLQVKINAQTLSSRNLWYGLGYKLFFIPVLIFLVYRWIFSPEDILYKVSVMETAMAPMITGSIIAINHDLNPKLASLLVGIGIPLSFVTLIGWYYLVG; from the coding sequence ATGACCAACCTTATTCTTGTCATTCTTTGCCTGATCATAGGAATCCTGCTCCAACGCGTAAAGGAACTGCCAGACAATGCGCCAAAGTCCCTGAACACTTATTTGATTTATATTGTATTGCCAGCATTGGCATTGCTTCATATTCCCGAGACGGAACTTTCCATTGGATTGCTACTCCCTGTGCTGACAGCTTGGATAAGTTTTGGTCTATCGTGGATGATTTTTGGTACCGTCGGGAAGAAATTGGGCTGGAGCAAAACCACCACTGGCTGCCTCATCATCGTGCCCGGACTGGCCAATACATCATTTATCGGCTTTCCGATCATCGAAGCCCTTTATGGAGCTGAAGGACTAAAGATTGCCCTTTTGGTGGATCAGGCTGGCTCCTTTATCATTGTGAGCAGCATAGCGATTATCGTGGCATCGATCTATGGTGATGGTAAAAAGCGCAAGCGGGACATCACCAGAAAAATCCTGACCTTTCCACCTTTTTTGTTTTTCCTGATTGCTATTGCCATGAACCTTGGGCAGGTTAGCCTGACAGGCATTCCGCACGAGATATTGGCCGCATTTGCCTCCACCCTCACTCCCATCGCCCTGATTGCTGTGGGACTTCAGGTAAAGATCAATGCCCAGACGCTTTCCTCAAGAAATCTTTGGTATGGTTTGGGCTATAAACTGTTCTTTATACCGGTGCTGATTTTCTTGGTTTACCGGTGGATCTTCAGCCCAGAAGATATCCTGTATAAGGTCAGCGTCATGGAAACTGCCATGGCCCCCATGATTACCGGCTCGATCATCGCGATTAACCATGACCTTAATCCCAAGCTTGCCTCCTTGCTGGTGGGGATCGGAATCCCGCTTTCCTTTGTTACATTGATAGGCTGGTATTACCTGGTAGGATAG
- a CDS encoding acyltransferase family protein, producing MPKQRILALDVFRGITIFAMILVNNPGSWSHVYSPMLHAKWHGCTPTDLIFPFFLFIVGVAIELSMGGQLRKGTPKSTLVKKSLIRSLKLIGLGLLLTAFPYFDLANLRFPGVLQRIGVVYFISTVMYLYMSPRALVISSSAILIGYWLCMTLIPVPGMGAANLEPGTNLAAWIDQQVLTGHMWSQTKTWDPEGLFSTLPAIVTCLLGVACGKILTGYTSDKDRLTKWGLAGTALLIGGLGWSLFFPLNKALWTSSFVLYTAGWAFLGLAACYWILDVKGWKKWSVPFVIYGMNAITVFFLSGVIAKLFGLIKVSWEGEAVSLKFFLQEALFNGWLTPKNASLAGAFLMMVILFIPAYFMWKKNIVIKV from the coding sequence ATGCCCAAACAGCGAATCCTTGCCCTTGATGTTTTTCGAGGAATCACCATATTTGCCATGATTTTGGTAAATAATCCCGGTTCATGGTCCCATGTTTACTCCCCCATGCTGCATGCCAAGTGGCACGGCTGTACGCCTACTGACCTGATATTTCCCTTTTTCCTGTTTATTGTCGGTGTGGCCATTGAACTCTCCATGGGAGGGCAGCTCCGCAAGGGAACCCCTAAAAGCACGCTTGTCAAAAAATCGCTGATCAGGTCACTTAAGCTGATCGGCCTGGGCTTACTGCTGACGGCATTTCCATACTTTGACTTGGCCAATCTTCGATTTCCAGGGGTACTTCAGCGTATTGGCGTGGTTTACTTTATCAGCACGGTGATGTACTTGTATATGTCACCAAGGGCATTGGTGATTTCATCCAGTGCGATCCTGATTGGTTATTGGCTGTGTATGACATTGATCCCCGTACCGGGAATGGGCGCTGCTAACCTTGAACCGGGCACAAACCTCGCCGCTTGGATAGACCAGCAGGTACTCACTGGGCATATGTGGTCCCAGACCAAAACTTGGGATCCGGAAGGACTATTTTCTACGTTGCCAGCCATCGTCACCTGTCTCCTGGGCGTAGCCTGTGGGAAGATCCTCACGGGATACACGTCCGATAAAGACCGCTTGACCAAATGGGGATTGGCCGGAACAGCACTCCTGATCGGGGGACTTGGATGGTCACTTTTCTTTCCGCTAAATAAGGCACTATGGACCAGTTCTTTTGTGCTTTATACCGCAGGATGGGCATTTTTGGGACTGGCAGCCTGCTATTGGATCTTGGATGTCAAGGGCTGGAAAAAATGGTCCGTACCCTTCGTTATTTATGGGATGAATGCCATTACGGTGTTTTTCCTTTCGGGCGTTATTGCCAAATTGTTTGGACTGATAAAAGTTAGCTGGGAAGGAGAAGCCGTTAGTTTGAAGTTTTTCTTGCAAGAAGCCCTTTTCAATGGCTGGCTTACACCAAAAAATGCCTCACTCGCCGGTGCCTTCCTCATGATGGTCATACTCTTTATACCTGCCTATTTTATGTGGAAAAAGAATATTGTTATAAAGGTATAG
- a CDS encoding homogentisate 1,2-dioxygenase, whose amino-acid sequence MAFYHRLGEFPPKRHTQFRQPDGSLYKEELVSSKGFSGIYSTMYHIHNPNRVSSIGKPQIYSWEIASDYGLRQTHLNTSKVTSTGSDYLTARKMLLKNPDVMMGICIPENQKMDYYFKNADGDEVIFIHEGKGMLLSQFGRLEVKAGDYVVIPRTTIYRFEWKKGKVRLLVIEASSPIETVRRYRNEVGQLLEHSPYCERDIRVPDKLVIEKEQGDYLVQIKKNGHLYPYFYRHSPLDVVGWDGYLYPYALSIHDFEPITGRIHQPPPVHQTFQSAGFVICSFVPRLFDYHPQSIPAPYNHSNIDSDEVLYYVDGEFMSRKGIQAGSFTLHMGGLPHGPHPGLVEKSIGATKTEETAVMLDTFRSLQPTQDALQFVDKNYPMSWTE is encoded by the coding sequence ATGGCATTTTATCATCGACTTGGTGAATTCCCTCCGAAAAGACACACCCAATTCCGGCAACCGGACGGTAGCCTCTACAAAGAGGAACTGGTGAGCTCCAAAGGATTTTCAGGGATATACTCCACCATGTACCATATCCATAATCCCAACCGTGTGAGCTCGATAGGCAAGCCACAGATCTATTCCTGGGAAATCGCCAGTGACTACGGCTTACGGCAAACCCACCTCAATACTTCCAAGGTCACCTCTACAGGCAGTGATTATCTAACTGCCCGAAAGATGCTGCTCAAGAATCCCGATGTGATGATGGGAATTTGCATTCCAGAAAATCAAAAAATGGACTATTACTTCAAAAACGCTGACGGCGATGAGGTGATTTTTATACACGAGGGAAAAGGAATGCTCTTGTCACAATTTGGTAGACTAGAAGTGAAAGCGGGTGATTATGTGGTGATCCCCAGAACGACCATTTACCGGTTTGAATGGAAAAAAGGAAAAGTTAGGCTGCTCGTCATTGAAGCTTCAAGCCCGATAGAAACCGTCCGAAGATACCGTAATGAAGTGGGCCAGCTGCTGGAGCACTCACCTTACTGTGAACGGGATATTCGTGTGCCGGATAAGTTGGTGATAGAGAAAGAACAGGGCGACTATCTCGTTCAGATCAAAAAGAACGGTCATCTTTATCCCTATTTTTACAGGCATAGTCCACTGGACGTGGTGGGATGGGATGGTTACTTATATCCCTACGCCTTGAGTATCCATGATTTTGAACCAATTACAGGCCGTATCCACCAGCCACCACCCGTACATCAGACTTTTCAGTCTGCAGGCTTTGTGATTTGCTCCTTTGTACCCCGGCTCTTTGATTATCATCCACAGTCTATTCCTGCACCCTATAATCACTCCAATATCGATTCGGATGAGGTGCTCTACTATGTGGATGGCGAGTTTATGAGCAGAAAGGGCATCCAAGCTGGATCCTTTACGCTTCACATGGGCGGCCTTCCACATGGTCCGCATCCAGGCTTGGTCGAAAAAAGTATTGGCGCTACCAAAACGGAAGAAACAGCCGTCATGCTGGATACCTTTCGGTCTCTCCAGCCCACCCAAGACGCCCTCCAGTTTGTGGATAAAAACTATCCGATGAGCTGGACGGAATGA
- a CDS encoding alginate export family protein — MKKIYLLTIILCTLLVTQTMAQIRISAEVRPRSEFRNGFKTLTDDSKDPAFFTEQRSRLYLDYTNSDFVFKLAFQDVRIWGETTQIFKEEPGNTFLSEAWGQYFFKPEFSVKVGRQILSYDNQRFLGGLEWAQQGRRHDALLFIYDSEPKGIQLHVGLAYNQDNDVPEPGFLQGDGANFYSVSGNYKTMQYAWFHKNYEAGGFSLLVHNAGYQNADSTVSNKQTFGFIPNVNIGKVAVAGDFYYQSGKQGTNDVSAFLAGVNATIPTAVTPLTIGVEYISGDGDLTDGKNTNFNPDFGTNHAFNGFMDYYFVGPANGAVGVNDIYLKTKWKIGKGNLQGHLHQFFTGSTQYDGAGEELTKAMGTEIDLVYGIKLAEAVTWNIGYSQMFATDTMESIRGGDRTHIQNWAWTMITFKPTLFTSSK, encoded by the coding sequence ATGAAAAAGATTTATCTCCTGACCATCATTTTATGTACTTTATTGGTGACCCAAACCATGGCCCAAATCCGCATATCTGCTGAGGTACGACCCAGATCTGAATTTCGAAATGGCTTCAAAACGCTCACGGACGATAGCAAGGATCCCGCGTTCTTTACAGAGCAACGATCAAGGCTGTACTTGGACTACACCAATAGCGACTTTGTTTTTAAGTTGGCATTTCAGGACGTACGCATTTGGGGCGAAACCACCCAAATCTTCAAGGAAGAACCCGGCAATACTTTCCTCAGTGAAGCTTGGGGCCAATACTTTTTCAAGCCTGAATTTTCTGTAAAGGTAGGTCGCCAAATCCTCTCTTATGATAACCAGCGTTTCCTTGGTGGCCTGGAGTGGGCACAGCAGGGTAGAAGGCACGACGCACTTTTGTTCATCTATGATAGCGAGCCAAAAGGAATACAGCTACACGTTGGCTTGGCCTATAATCAAGATAATGATGTGCCAGAGCCTGGTTTTCTCCAAGGTGACGGGGCCAATTTTTATAGTGTATCAGGGAATTACAAGACCATGCAATATGCTTGGTTTCACAAGAATTATGAAGCGGGAGGATTTTCGTTATTGGTGCACAATGCAGGCTATCAAAATGCAGATAGTACCGTTTCCAATAAACAAACCTTTGGTTTTATCCCAAATGTAAACATTGGCAAGGTGGCCGTGGCTGGTGACTTCTATTACCAATCCGGCAAACAAGGGACCAATGATGTCAGTGCCTTCCTGGCCGGCGTCAATGCCACCATTCCTACTGCAGTAACCCCGCTCACTATCGGTGTAGAATACATCTCTGGTGATGGTGATCTCACAGACGGGAAAAACACCAACTTCAATCCTGATTTTGGCACCAACCACGCCTTTAATGGTTTTATGGATTACTACTTCGTAGGCCCTGCCAATGGAGCAGTAGGAGTCAATGACATCTACCTAAAGACCAAATGGAAAATCGGCAAAGGAAACCTCCAGGGACACTTACACCAGTTTTTTACCGGTTCCACCCAATATGATGGGGCAGGTGAAGAGCTTACCAAGGCCATGGGAACTGAAATTGACCTTGTTTATGGCATCAAACTGGCCGAGGCTGTCACCTGGAACATCGGCTATTCCCAGATGTTCGCTACAGACACCATGGAGTCCATTCGTGGTGGAGACCGTACCCACATCCAAAACTGGGCTTGGACCATGATCACCTTCAAACCAACCCTATTCACATCATCCAAATAA